The Coregonus clupeaformis isolate EN_2021a unplaced genomic scaffold, ASM2061545v1 scaf0058, whole genome shotgun sequence genomic interval ttctgtgtaatgtaatggaactgagagtcatgatcaagggctaggcCGTGTAGACTTGACAGTTAATGCAGTTTTTGTattctgatcatggaattccgaACACATCATGCATCTACacctacatttaaatgtgtccacagtgtccggattcccttttcctgcgctatattcaaatgccagtatgcattctGCAAACGTTGGAATAGGCAAAGGCAAAATATGATAACACAACAACAACTTGATGGCAGTAGTTAACTACTGTAGCTtactagccagctaacctctgtagctagccagcaagcAAAGCTAAAGGGATTGCAAATGGGTTAGCATAACTTTAGCCaaacaaaaatatattatttttctaaatattagctagctggctagcaatTGTAAGACAGCAACACGTTCCCCACATGCTAGGAACATATTTCCTCTAGCGTAATGAAATGGTGCCTCTCGGGTCCCAAAACCGTGAGGTGCTTATAACGTTGCCCACTGTATGTACTATCGGTAGCCTGATTGtgtccagactgaggagaaatctGCACACAATGCAGAGCCAGATCTGAACTCAATCATACCACAATGCAACTTTTGTGGGTCTAGAgctgcatttagacaggcagcccaattctgatgtaaaaataataataaaatacaaaattcgtcttttgaccaatcagatcagctctgcaaaagatctgatgtgaaaagatctgatgtgattggtcaaaagaccaattagtggaacaatttgagaattgggctgcctgtgtaaacacagcctttacCTATACTTTCAATGCGTCTTCATATTCTGATAGCAAAGTCacatgtaagtgtcaagtgtagacacgGCCAAGGGATACGGTTGAATGTTTTTCAGATAACTCTTCAGCTGATTCAAGGTGAGCATCCAGAGGACCTCAACAAAATTAAGATCCATCTTGACAGATTCTCATGCTGTGGTCTTTCAAAGGTGAGTTGGTATGGTATGTTCTTAAATGTGACGTAACTGCACTTTTCTGTATATAGggtaaaatatataaaatgttCTGGTTGCCCTGCTTTTTGTAGCATTGTGTAGAAGTTGGTTGGATTTATGTTACAGAATAATGATGCACAGATAGATGCGTTGGAAGCAAACCTACTCAAGCTCACCAAAAACCTTCTTGAAGACCCAGTCGAGAGTATCCGGTTCTTCAAGGAATGAAACTGTTTATTCCCAGCTGGCTTCAATCTTAAGTGTGAATAACAACATTTCGTCACTGAATAGCAGGCATTATCAACCAGTTGAATTATCAAAAAAGTTTATAGTCAATGTCTGGACGAACGGTCAGTCTGCGCTTCTGCTATAGCAACTGCGCCAAGGGCAGCAACATCAATATTATCTCTCCTTGGATTGGCAGACGCATTTGTCTGTCATACAAATTGTGGGACtcctttcactttctctctccctctcaggcaGATTTCCCTGTGGTGTATGGCTGTGATTTTGACAGAGCTTTGCAGGCACTTGTTTGTCAGTCCCTCTCCAGACTAGAAGATCTGCTACCAGTGCCAGACTTAAAGCAGGTAGAGAGCAAACCAAGGAAGATGTTCATATCACTGATATTCAATGCAGTCTTTATGAGCTCCATTTTGGCTCTATGTTTATCGTTATATCCTCATCTTTAAAATGTTGCATTAAACACATTGAGAGTGATGTGTGAGATATAACAGGATTTCTATGCTTTTGTCTCTCCTCCTTCCCATAGACTGCATCCTGGCTCAGCGCAGTCCCCTCTGCCTCTGATGAGTGTCTGCAGCCTCTTTCTCACACAGAGGACCTGCAATACCTGCTTCAGCACCACACATGCTGTGGAAAGTTAGACAAAAGTGCTAAACTAAGCTCCTTTATCACAAGACACATTGTGACAGACCACTACGTGTTAACCTTTCTGACATACTGACTTTTTACTTTACTGTCCTCTACCCTTGTGTCTGTCAGCATTTCCCTCCTCGGCAGAAGACTGCATCCTCGCTCCACTGTCCCTCCCTAACACAGTGGGAGTGGCATATGCCTCTGACAGAAAATTAGATGTCTTGCCTAACTTGGAAGGCTCTACCCATGTAAGCAGAGAGATGGAGGCTTTGTCAGACAGCAGAGATTACCAACAGGCAGAATCAAGAGCATGCTTCCATAGAAACCAAAACAGTAAAGAAGAAAGAGCGTCTACCATGGTTAGCGATGATGGTGAATGCACAGAGGGAGGTGTGGAAGAGGAGAATGAAAACATAAGTGCTGTGGTTTTTACTGAACCAAAGGACCAGAGGAGATGTGAAGGGACTGTTGGGGACCTGTGTGCACACCTCCAGTGTGGCTCAAAAACCCTCAATATTTTCCCCCCGACTTACACTCAAAAGTAAAGGGGACCACAGAGTCAATTCCTCCATGAGACCTAGAAAGAGCCCAGGAGGGAGGATGGCTGAGTCCAGTGTGAACTCTGATACACCTCTGCTTGAATCCTCACAGGAAACGTAAGAGCAAAGTGTGTTGGAATTGTGCTTGTGAATTAGGTTTGTTTGACATACACCACTGACACATTCATCTTTACATTTGAATCCATTATATTAAACTATTGTTATCTACTGCTGTTGTGCATTAGTATTTAACTGAACATGCTCTGTGGATCCTCCCCCACAGGACTGGTGCTGAAGAATCAAGACCAGTTTCTCCAGACCACGACGACACAGAAGAGGAAAACAACGGTGAGACTTTTGAAACTTACAGTGGGGCCCCAAGGATTCCATAGTTGTGTAAATGCCCCAAGGATTCCATAGTTGTGCAAATGCCCCAAGGATTCCATAGTTGTGCAAAGGCCCCAAGGATTCCATAGTTGTGCAAAGGCCCCAAGGATTCCATAGTTGTGCAAAGACAATGGCATTTATTTTCTTGCTTTATTCTCCACAGAACCTGCTTCAGGGGAGTCTTCTCAGCTGTCTAGCTGCGCTCAACCACCACCTAGTGACGTATCACCATCCTCGGAGACCCTTTCCAAAGCATTGTCCACTGCACGGCGTATTGCCCACAAGTGCTCCCAGTGTGGAAGGTGTTTTATCTATCCATCTCAATTGGTTCAGCATCAGCGAATTCACACTGGAGATCGACCCTACAAATGCACACAGTGCGGAAAGACTTTCAGTAATTCAACTGGGCTTTCAAAACACCACCAAAAACACTGTCTAGACGCGTCCTTCGATTGCCCCAAGTGCAGGGAGAGTTTCAGATCTCTCCGCAAGCGGTTCAGACACCTATCTACTCACACGTCCCTCAAATGTCTGTTGTGTGGAAAGAGTTGCCGGACGACTTCTGATTTGCGAAAGCACCAGCAAACGCATTGTGTGGCGCCTTCGCTTCAACTGCTCTCTCTGTGAAAACGTTTCAAGTTCCTGTCGAGCCTAACCAGGCACAACAGGACCCATTCTGTGGAGGGTGTGCTTGTTCCAAGTGTGGGAAAACGTTTGGATCTTTAAGTGAACGGCTCCAACATAAGAAGACACATAGGGCACAGCTCAACTGTACGGAGTGCGGACGGAGTTGCAGTTCCCGCTCCGAACTAAAGAGTCACCAGCAAACTCACTCTCATGAACCTCTCTTCAAGTGGCGACACTGTGAAGAGAAATTCTTTGGGTCAGTTGAGCTGAATATCCACAAAATAACTCATGCAGTGGACAAACCCCATCAGTGTGATGCGTGTGGAAAGTGCTTTGGCGCCTTAGCCACTTTTGTACTCCACCAACGGACACACACGGGGGAGAAACCCCACACGTGTCCTCACTGTAATAAGCAGTATATCTCCAAAAGTCAGCTGACGTCACACATGCGGACTCACACGGGCGAGCGTCCATACAGCTGCTCTTACTGCGGGAAGTGTTTCTCTCAGTTGGCTAATCTTACTGTGCACACAAGGATTCACACGGGGGAGAGACCCCACATCTGCTCTCAGTGCAAGAAAGGGTTTTGCTCAGTCGGTGACCTGCAGAAGCATGAGCGCTCTCACACCAAAGAGAAACCTTACAGGTGCACAGTTTGTGGAAAGGCCTTCAGTGTCAAGTCATTTGACGGTTCACATGCGCAGTCACACAGGAGAGCGCCCCTATACCTGCCCtgagtgtggaaagagttttgcgCAGAGCTCTGTGTTAACTAATCATCAACTCACCCATACAGGACAGAGGCCATACCCATGCCATCACTTTGGAAAAAGTTACACCCGTCTCACACACTTGAAGAGACACCTACAAACACACACTTGAGGGAGTACGGGGTGTTTTCCTGTTTTGGTTTAATTCTGTAAAGCGTTACTTCATGGAATTAGTGCAGATTGCTGTCTGTCAATGTGTTATGCTGAATAACATCAATGTATGACTGAAAACCATGCTCATTCTCATGGCTTTTTCTCAAACTGTAGTTTATTGTGCACATTACTGCTAACATGGATGGAAAGTAACATTTCAAAAGATAAAATAACCTCTTTCAAGTTATGTATAAAATAAATGAGGCATTTTATGAGATTTTCTAGCTTGGGCCTGCTTCTCTCTGGCAGTTTGTGGTTTGAGTCTGAGTTTCTTTTGAATGTCTTGTAATAAATGTCTGCGTAAAAACCAATGCAAAAACTGAAAATACTATTTTAACTTTTGACTGCAACAATTAATTTAGTTGTCGTCCTGCAGCTCTAACATTATGGCACAGTTCACTCATTCAATTCAATTAATTATATTACCTGatctaaaacatttaaaaaggggAAAAGGTTGTCAAAATATGGGCCTAATTTAGATACTAGGCCTACTGTAACAACAAATGTGAGATGTTTGCCCATTTGAAATGATTTTAACGAACAATGAAATTGGTTGATATCATTGAGTAAAGGTTCATATTCATCAAAAATAAAGACAGGAAAGTATTTAATTGTGGAATATTACAAAATTATATGACAACACATTATATGCACAAACTATGTAGAAGATACT includes:
- the LOC123483270 gene encoding zinc finger protein ZFMSA12A-like, with the protein product MRPRKSPGGRMAESSVNSDTPLLESSQETTGAEESRPVSPDHDDTEEENNEPASGESSQLSSCAQPPPSDVSPSSETLSKALSTARRIAHKCSQCGRCFIYPSQLVQHQRIHTGDRPYKCTQCGKTFSNSTGLSKHHQKHCLDASFDCPKCRESFRSLRKRFRHLSTHTSLKCLLCGKSCRTTSDLRKHQQTHCVAPSLQLLSL